One Pseudomonas tolaasii NCPPB 2192 genomic window carries:
- a CDS encoding diiron oxygenase, translating to MNAADYHAFADDWERRATIRTRPRRELEEDDKLIFPVCRQPLVLSASFLEHCPKQRDFVLTQSFYKFLHDVVIFETEIVDKTARSIAKNRFSLPFPPACRYDAMTVVVDEDYHALVALDFLQQTVALTGIKPLDLPHQIELSRALPAALARAPAHLHEAVELIAVAIAENTVTHDVAAFSRDDSVKASVRGLMADHLFDEGRHAQFWTQLVRIYWQTATPADRDCIAEVLPVFLRHYLTNELQQGFDLHLIDHLGVSTCVRQALQAEVAALAFPITCQHPLLGNITGFLQQSGLLQTPSVVQALDDYLPEPRRSA from the coding sequence ATGAATGCCGCCGACTACCACGCCTTCGCCGACGATTGGGAGCGCCGCGCCACCATTCGCACACGTCCGCGGCGCGAGCTGGAAGAAGACGACAAATTGATCTTTCCAGTGTGCCGCCAACCCTTGGTGCTGAGTGCCAGCTTTCTAGAACATTGCCCGAAGCAGCGCGACTTTGTACTGACGCAAAGCTTCTACAAATTTCTGCACGACGTGGTCATCTTCGAAACCGAGATCGTCGACAAGACCGCCCGCAGCATTGCCAAAAACCGTTTCTCGCTGCCGTTTCCCCCCGCCTGCCGCTATGACGCGATGACCGTCGTGGTGGATGAGGACTATCACGCGCTGGTCGCCCTGGATTTCCTGCAACAAACGGTGGCATTGACCGGGATAAAGCCACTCGACTTGCCCCACCAAATCGAACTCAGCCGCGCGCTGCCGGCCGCCCTGGCACGGGCCCCGGCACATTTGCACGAGGCCGTAGAGCTGATCGCCGTGGCCATCGCCGAGAACACCGTCACCCATGATGTGGCCGCGTTTTCCAGGGATGACAGCGTCAAGGCATCTGTCCGCGGCCTGATGGCCGATCACCTCTTCGATGAAGGGCGCCATGCGCAATTCTGGACACAGCTGGTGCGCATTTACTGGCAGACGGCGACCCCGGCCGACCGCGATTGCATCGCTGAAGTCCTGCCGGTTTTTTTGCGACATTACCTGACCAACGAACTGCAACAAGGCTTTGATCTTCACTTGATCGACCACCTGGGCGTCAGCACGTGTGTTCGCCAGGCGCTGCAGGCTGAAGTTGCGGCGCTGGCCTTTCCCATCACTTGCCAACATCCACTGCTCGGTAACATCACAGGCTTCCTGCAACAAAGCGGCCTGTTGCAAACACCGAGCGTTGTACAGGCTTTGGACGACTATTTACCCGAACCCCGGAGGTCGGCATGA
- a CDS encoding DUF3050 domain-containing protein, protein MHQPLLEQQKLKLCSHPLFSEITSINKLQLFMEHHVFAVWDFMTLTKRLQQDLTCTQLPWLPPADAHAARLINEIVLCEESDEHLTRGYGSHFELYLEAMAEVGADTSVIKHFIQLQRQGVPPVEALRSVEVPPGVARFVDSTLQVALNAPTHRVAAAFVHGRESVIAPMFERILHGTAGLTGEAPTLCHYLTRHIELDGGDHGPGAEQILGRLIDADPTRQAEADETALAVVLGRITFWDDVRAALQRAQP, encoded by the coding sequence ATGCATCAACCTTTACTTGAACAACAAAAACTGAAATTGTGCAGTCATCCGTTATTTTCAGAAATAACTTCCATCAACAAGTTACAACTTTTTATGGAGCACCACGTATTTGCCGTGTGGGACTTCATGACCCTGACCAAACGCCTGCAACAGGATCTGACCTGCACGCAACTGCCTTGGCTTCCTCCCGCCGACGCGCATGCCGCACGCCTCATCAACGAAATCGTGTTGTGTGAAGAATCGGATGAACACCTGACCAGAGGCTACGGCAGCCACTTCGAGCTGTATCTGGAAGCCATGGCCGAAGTGGGCGCCGATACGAGCGTCATCAAGCATTTCATTCAATTGCAGCGCCAAGGCGTCCCGCCCGTCGAAGCGCTGCGCAGCGTCGAGGTACCGCCGGGCGTTGCGCGCTTTGTCGACAGCACCCTGCAGGTCGCCCTCAACGCGCCCACTCACCGCGTGGCGGCCGCGTTTGTGCACGGCCGCGAAAGCGTCATTGCCCCCATGTTCGAACGCATTTTGCACGGTACTGCCGGCCTCACGGGTGAAGCACCGACCCTGTGCCATTACCTTACCCGCCACATTGAGCTGGACGGCGGGGATCATGGGCCAGGCGCCGAACAAATATTGGGGCGCCTGATTGACGCAGACCCCACCCGGCAGGCCGAGGCCGACGAAACCGCCCTCGCCGTCGTCCTCGGCCGTATCACGTTCTGGGATGACGTGCGCGCCGCGCTGCAGAGGGCGCAACCATGA
- a CDS encoding GntR family transcriptional regulator: MTQKPNPLSSIKISGPIPAHLARAVIEETLRNAILDGRLPCGTAMRQQELASLFGVSRMPVREALRQLEAQSLLQVVTHKGAVVAPLIEDNSAETYGLRMLLESEALRLSIPFLTEADIAEADALITALENERDYAEIGRLNRLFHMALYGKAPNQRLLKLVEHGLNEEERFLRFNLEAMGLGETSQEDHRELLNLVAQKKVDESILTLRNHLMRGMEVITTYLNGLETTGKKAAH; the protein is encoded by the coding sequence GTGACGCAGAAGCCGAACCCATTAAGCAGCATTAAAATCAGCGGGCCTATTCCCGCCCATCTTGCGCGCGCCGTGATTGAAGAAACGTTGCGTAACGCCATTCTTGATGGCCGCTTGCCCTGTGGCACTGCGATGCGCCAGCAAGAACTTGCCAGCCTGTTTGGCGTCAGCCGCATGCCGGTGCGCGAAGCGTTGCGTCAGCTGGAAGCGCAATCCTTGCTGCAAGTAGTAACCCACAAGGGCGCCGTGGTTGCGCCGCTGATCGAAGACAACTCCGCTGAGACCTACGGCCTGCGCATGTTGCTGGAATCCGAAGCATTGCGGCTGTCGATCCCGTTTCTGACCGAGGCCGACATTGCCGAGGCAGACGCCCTTATCACTGCCCTGGAAAACGAGCGCGACTACGCCGAAATTGGCCGTCTCAACCGTCTGTTTCACATGGCCCTGTACGGCAAGGCGCCCAACCAGCGGCTGCTCAAGCTGGTCGAGCATGGCTTGAATGAGGAAGAACGCTTTCTGCGCTTCAACCTTGAGGCGATGGGGCTTGGCGAGACATCCCAGGAAGATCACCGCGAACTGCTCAACCTGGTGGCGCAGAAAAAGGTCGACGAAAGCATTCTGACGCTGCGCAATCACTTGATGCGCGGGATGGAAGTGATCACCACTTATCTGAACGGGCTGGAAACCACTGGCAAAAAAGCAGCGCACTAA
- the lapG gene encoding cysteine protease LapG yields MAASFIPSRCLSWLFSALLLAGLMPGGLHADWDFSQISRKATALYGPLGEGLRRIDDWQRLLSTQKQVSEPEQLKVVNLFFNKQMTYVEDIDLWHVVDYWETPIEALWKGAGDCEDYAIAKYFSLRHLGVSSDKLRITYVKALRQNRAHMVLTYYSTPDAVPLVLDSLMDEILPATRRTDLIPVYSFNAEGLYLPGATGNKKVGDTKRLSRWQDVLRKMRAEGFPAEPAN; encoded by the coding sequence TTGGCGGCAAGTTTTATTCCCTCTCGATGCTTAAGCTGGTTATTTTCAGCGCTTCTGTTGGCCGGCCTGATGCCTGGCGGGCTGCATGCCGATTGGGATTTTTCACAGATCAGCCGCAAGGCCACCGCCTTGTACGGGCCGCTTGGGGAAGGCCTACGGCGCATCGACGATTGGCAGCGCCTGCTGTCGACCCAAAAGCAGGTCAGCGAGCCGGAACAGCTCAAGGTCGTGAACCTGTTTTTCAACAAGCAAATGACCTACGTCGAAGACATCGACCTCTGGCATGTGGTCGACTATTGGGAGACGCCCATCGAAGCACTCTGGAAAGGTGCCGGCGACTGTGAAGACTACGCCATCGCAAAGTATTTCAGCTTGCGTCACCTGGGCGTCTCCAGCGACAAATTGCGCATTACCTACGTCAAGGCCTTGCGTCAGAATCGCGCTCATATGGTCCTGACGTATTATTCGACCCCTGACGCGGTTCCGTTGGTGCTCGACAGCCTGATGGATGAAATTCTGCCCGCCACTCGGCGTACCGACCTGATTCCGGTGTACTCATTCAACGCCGAAGGGTTGTACTTGCCAGGCGCCACGGGCAACAAGAAAGTCGGCGACACCAAACGCTTGTCGCGCTGGCAGGATGTGTTGAGAAAAATGCGTGCGGAAGGCTTCCCGGCCGAGCCTGCCAACTAG